The following are encoded in a window of Salmo trutta chromosome 9, fSalTru1.1, whole genome shotgun sequence genomic DNA:
- the LOC115200338 gene encoding serine/threonine-protein phosphatase PGAM5, mitochondrial has product MSYRRTIKIVCGFAGGSAVLVVAAAAAEYQGCFGHTRAARWSLFNVLQAAQPAGNRTVASTGNAWDFNWDKRDPSALLTNGKKKEIVSEDPSSEQDNGKPKATRNILLIRHSQYNLSGNGDHERILTPLGQEQAEFTGQRLAALGLKYDIMVHSTMARATETANIISKYLPGVELVSCDLLREGAPIEPVPPVTHWKPDAVQYHEDGARIEAAFRRYIHRADPKQKEDSYEIIVCHANVIRYFVCRALQFPPEGWLRIGLNNGSITWLTVRPSGRVALRTLGDSGFMPPDKLTRT; this is encoded by the exons ATGTCATATCGGAGGACAATTAAAATAGTGTGTGGGTTCGCTGGCGGATCCGCGGTGCTGGTTGTTGCGGCTGCCGCAGCTGAATACCAGGGCTGTTTCGGCCACACGCGAGCAGCTCGGTGGAGCCTGTTCAATGTTTTGCAAGCTGCACAGCCAGCGGGGAACCGCACTGTTGCATCTACTGGAAACGCCTGGGACTTCAACTGGGATAA GCGGGACCCGTCCGCACTGTTGACAAATGGGAAGAAGAAGGAGATCGTCAGTGAAGACCCAAGCTCAGAGCAGGACAATGGGAAACCCAAAGCCACACGCAACATCCTCCTCATCAGACACTCCCAGTACAACTTGAGTGGCAATGGAGACCATGAGAGAATCCTCACCCCTTTAG GTCAGGAGCAGGCTGAGTTTACTGGCCAGCGGTTGGCTGCCCTTGGGTTAAAGTATGACATCATGGTCCACTCCACTATGGCCAGGGCCACCGAGACTGCCAACATCATCAGCAAATACCTCCCAG GGGTGGAGCTGGTGAGCTGTGATTTGCTAAGAGAAGGGGCACCCATCGAACCTGTGCCTCCTGTCACCCACTGGAAGCCTGACGCTGTG CAGTACCACGAGGACGGGGCCCGGATCGAGGCTGCCTTCCGCCGCTACATCCACCGCGCTGACCCCAAGCAGAAGGAGGACAGCTACGAGATCATCGTCTGTCATGCCAATGTCATCCGCTATTTTGTGTGCAG GGCCCTGCAGTTTCCTCCAGAGGGCTGGCTGAGGATTGGGCTGAACAACGGCAGCATCACCTGGCTCACTGTGCGCCCCAGCGGCAGGGTGGCACTGAGGACACTGGGAGACTCAGGGTTCATGCCCCCGGACAAACTCACACGGACCTGA